In Nocardioides sp. WS12, the DNA window CGCGGCACCCCGCTGGCCGACGTACTCCATGCGCAAGCGGCCGACGTTCGCGAGGCCGGTCGCCGTGCGCTCATCGAGCAGGCGTCCCGCAAGGAGATCTTCATGATGGTCCCGGTCGTCTTCCTGGTCCTGCCGGTGACCGTCCTGTTCGCGTTCTGGCCCGGCTTCATCGGCCTCTCCCTGACGTACTGATTCGCGCTGATCCACGCTGCACTCTCGGAAGGAACCACCGTGCGCACCTCCCCAATCCTCAACCTCCTGCGACGCCGCTGGCATCAGCGCGACGAACGCGGTGACGTACCCGGCTGGGTCCTCGTCACGGTGATGACGATCTCGATCGGCGTCGCACTGTGGAGCCTGGCCCAGCCGCAGTTGGTGGGCATCCTCCAGTCAGCGCTCAACTCCGTGAAGTGAGCGGCCCGCAGCGGCGTCGGGACCAGCGAGGTTCGGCGCTGGTCGACTTCACTCTCGTCACGGTGGTCCTGTTGCCGATCGTGGTCGGGCTGATCCAGGTCGCCCTCGTGCTGCACGTGCGCGCGACGCTCGCTGCCGCGGCGTCGGAAGGTGCCCGGCTGGCGGCCACCGCCGACCGTGGTCCCGGCGACGGCGTCGAGCTCACCCGCGCCCAGATCGATGATGCGCTGGCCGGTTCGTTCGCCCGGGACGTCGAGGTGCGCCGGGTCATGGTCGACGGTGCGCCCGGTGTCGAGATCACGGTCCATGCGGAGGTTCCGGCTCTCGGGCTCGGCGGGCCGGCCGTGGAGTTCTCGGTGTCCGGCCGGGCGGTCGAGGAGAGCCCGCGGTGAGGTCAGCGATGAGGCGGCGCTGGGCCGGCCTGCGGCTCGACCAGCGGGGGAGTGGACTGGTCGAGATGGTGTGGATGAGCATCATCCTGCTGCTCCCGCTGCTGTGGATCGTGCTGTCGGTGTTCGAGGTCCAGCGGGGATCGTTCGGCGTGAGCGGCGCGGCCCGGGCCGCTGCCCGTGCCTATGCGCTGGCGCCCAACGACGTGGTCGGCGAGAAGCGTGCGGTGGCGGTCGCGCGCCAGGCGCTGGCCGACCAAGGGCTGAACGACGTCCCCGTCAGCGTCTCGGTGACGTGCAGGCCGTACCCCAAGAACTGCCACAGCGGCACCTCGGTGATCACCGTGCGGATCGAGTCGGCGGTGACCCTGCCGCTGCTGCCCGATGTCCTCGGCAGCGGTACCCCGACCTTCCGGCTGAGCGCGGACCACACCGTGCCGATCGGGCAGTACCAGGAGATCCAGGAGCAGAGCCGTTGACCCGCACCCGTGACCAGCGTGGGAGTTCGACCCCGCTGATCCTCGCCTTCACCGCGATCATCCTGTTGCTCGTGGCCGTCGTGGTCGATGCCAGCGCCGCCTACCTCGCGCGTCAGCGCCTCGATGCGCTCGCGGACGGCGCCGCACTCCAGGGCGCTGACCAGGGCGCCCAGGGCTCCGATGCGTACGACGACGGGCTGGCCGCCGGCGACCTGACCATCGCGCGCCGGGAAGCCGAGCAAGCGGTGCGGGCCTACCTGCGCGACGTCGGCGCGGCGGCCGACCACCCCGGTATCCGCGCGGTGGTGCGGGTCCAGGACGACCGGATCGTCGTCGAGCTCGAAGCCCCGATCGACTTGCCGCTCAGCCTTCCCGGCGGCCCGGAGAACCCGACCATCCGCTCCACGGGCTCGGCGGTGGTCGATCCGGAGGAGTGAGGAACCCCGGGACGTCATGCGAATTGGCTGCTCGAGCGACCAGAGCGCCTGACGTCCGGCCAGGTCGCCCGCGGACAAAACACGAACAGCGGGCTCGGGGTCGATGACTCCGGGCCCGCTGTTCGCTTGTGGGGGTCAGTTGCCCTCGTACGCCCCGTGGCCGTACGACGGCAGGTAGCTGTCGTTGCCGTCGAACCGCACGTCGAACCCGTTGTTGAGGATCAACTCCGGTCCCTTGAACGGCGCGTCACACCGCGCGTAGCCGGCAGAGTCGGTGACGACCTCGCAGGTGTGCACCACGCCGGGGTAGACCGCCGAGGGCAGCGAGAAGACGACCAGCTGGCCGGCGAGAGGTGCGCCGCCGAGCCCGGTCAGTTTTGCCTCCACCCGTGAGTAGTTGTCCATCACCTGCGTGAGGACCGGCTCGGCCACGAGCGTGCTCGCCGCCCGCGCCACCACCTGCGTGTACGACGGCGACGTGCTCGCCGCACGGCTCCCGTCACCGGAGTAGGTGGCGGTCACCTCGTGGTTGCCGGCGGCCAGGCCCTCGACCTCCAGCGTGGCCTGGACGCGGCCGTCGACCAGTTCCAGGTCGGCCGT includes these proteins:
- a CDS encoding pilus assembly protein TadG-related protein, whose translation is MTRTRDQRGSSTPLILAFTAIILLLVAVVVDASAAYLARQRLDALADGAALQGADQGAQGSDAYDDGLAAGDLTIARREAEQAVRAYLRDVGAAADHPGIRAVVRVQDDRIVVELEAPIDLPLSLPGGPENPTIRSTGSAVVDPEE
- a CDS encoding TadE family protein; translation: MSGPQRRRDQRGSALVDFTLVTVVLLPIVVGLIQVALVLHVRATLAAAASEGARLAATADRGPGDGVELTRAQIDDALAGSFARDVEVRRVMVDGAPGVEITVHAEVPALGLGGPAVEFSVSGRAVEESPR